The sequence below is a genomic window from Callithrix jacchus isolate 240 chromosome 16, calJac240_pri, whole genome shotgun sequence.
GGGCAGGACACCTCTTCCTAGCCAGCCCAGCCTGAGCACAGCTACCCTGAGGCTGCATTCAGGGCACTAGCCCTGATAGGGCCCAGGGCCGGGGGTTGGGGGCCCAGGGCAAGGGCAGCTTGGAGGGTGGAGGCCTCTGTCCTGGAGGGGTCTCTGCAGGTGGTGGAGTTGGCCTTACTCAGTCCCGTGCTCGACCGTCCCCTGCCCTGCTCCGCCCCGCCCCCGACAGCCCTTGCCCTCCGCTGCCACGTGTGCCGAAGCTCCAGCAACTGCAAGGAGCCCAAGGAGTGCCCAGCCAGTGCTCGATACTGCACAACTGTGATCACGGGTGAGCAGCCTCTGTCCAGGCGCCCGGGGGTGGGGGATATCCCTGGCTGACGTGGGTGCCAGCAGGGAGGTGGGCAGGAAGTGGGGGGCAGAGCAGGCCACTGGGCCTGACCAAGCTCTCCTGTGCCCAGTGGAGCCTCTGAGCGGGAATCTGGTGAAGAAGGACTGTGTGGATTCGTGCACGTCCACCCACACCCAGCAAGGCCAGGTCAGCAGTGGCGCCGGCTCCACCCAGTGCTGCCAGGAGGACCTGTGCAACGCACAGCTGTACAGCGCAGCGCCCACCCGCACCACCCTCGGCCTGGGGCTGGCCCTGGGCCTCCTGGCCCTCCTCTTAGCCCCCGGCCTGTGACCGCCCCCCCCCCAGGAAGGACCCTCCTGCCTTTCCTTCGCTTTCTCCAGGGATTCCACGGCTACCTTCCCCAGCCACAATGGGGGTGCCAGGAGCCCCAGGCTGGGGGCTTCCCTGAAAATCTGGGGCCAGGTCCAGGTGAGCATGGAGTACGGATGACTTGGAGCAGGCCCCACAGACCCCGAAGACAACACAGCCCCCGCCGCTTGGAGGGTGGAGGGCGGGAGCCTCCCCCCATCACACATTTCAAACTGTTTTTTTGCCGTTTATTTTTCTACTCAAATCTCTGCATGGACATAAAGGATTTAAAccggtgtgtttgtgtgtgtgctattCTGGGACAGAGGACATTGGGGGCGGGAATCAGGCCACACAGGTCCCCTTAGCCTCCAGCACATGTGCCCTGGGGCCAATCATGGAGCGATGCCCAAAATGACACCATCTGGGGAGAGACAGGCTGCTCAGATGCCTCCCCACTGCCCCAGAGGTGGAGGGCACCCTGGGGTGACACCTGCATAGGAGCACAAGGCAGAGGTTTGCTGGCCTCTCCCGCATGCAGCACCTAGGGGAGAAGGTGCCCCCTCACCTCTTCGCCTTCACCCTGGGCCATGCCCTGACACCAGGGTTCAAGAGCCTCCAGAGAGGCCGGCTTGGGGCACCCTAGGCCCAACCCCAGCCTCAGAGCCGTGTCCCGCAATCGTGGCCCAGGAAAAGTCCCATGGACCCCATCCCTGGGAACCCAGCAGCCCCCTTGGCCAGACCTCACCAGGGTGAAGTAGACTGGGCGGGGAGCATGACTCAGGGAGTGTGGGCCAGGCGGGGTCACCCAGAGGCAGGGAGGGTTCTGAGCCCGCTGCATGGATTCTGGCTGCATTTCCGGTACAAAGCTGTGGTGTGGAGTGAGAGGACGCCCTCAGCAGATGCCCCAGCAAGGAGCTCTTTCCCTCTTGGACAGGGCCAGAGGCTCCCGAAGGCTGCCCCCAAGTCCCCAGCAGGATAAGTCTCAGGCCTCACTCGGGTCAGAGCAGAGCTCCACCTTCCCCAGGCCAGTTCCCTCGCAGGCCTGGCCTGGGAGAAACCCATGGTGGCCAAGTCCTCTCTGGCCCTGGCTGGCAGACAGTGGCATGGGTGTCAGCCGGTGAAGGGTCAGCGGTGTTTCCTGGCCCCGGGTCCAGGCACTCAGCTCTTTGTCCCCAGCACTGTGAGGCCAGCACCATCACCACCCCGAATTCCAGCCGAGGGCCTGGGGGCGAGCTGGGTGCTGGATGGTTGTTGGAGGTGGAGAGTAATGTGGGGAGGCCTGCTCTTAACATGTGTCCATCCTGCCTCCCCTGGGACCCAGAGACATTGTGCAACCCCACCCTGGAGGGTTGCCTGACCAGTGCCCAGCCAAGGCACTGTGACCCAGGCCTGGGTCTGGGTGAGCTTCACTGTCCCTACTTGGGATCCCCTTTCTCCACACCCAGTCCCCACCTCCCcagggtggccgaggtgggtcaCTTCTTGCCCTGACTAAGAGACCCCAGGCAAAGCACTCCGCCCCCTAGCGCCTCCATCTTCCTCCACTGGGCACCCACCCGAGGCCGCCAGCACCCCATCTGCTGCCCATGGCTGTCAATGGTGGCCCTGGCCTCCTGCAAAGCCTCAGCCCTCCTCCTGGCCACCACAGGACTGTGGGCATTTCCCATTTCCTCTTGTGCACTCCCAGGGCCCAGACCTACCTAGTGCTCCTGCACTTGGCTGGAACTGGGGGTGGTGATGGTGCTGGCGTCATGATGTGGGGGACAAAGAGCTGAGTGCCTGGACCCGGGGCCAGGGAGCACCACTGACCCCTCACCGGCCACCACTCACGCCATGGTCTGCCAGCCAGGGCCGGAGGGGACTCGGCTGCCATGGGTTTCCCAGGACAGGCCTGCAAGGGAACTGGCCTGGGGAAGGTGGAACTCTGCTCTCACCCAAGTGAGGCCTGAGACTTATCCTGCTGGGGACTTGGGGGCAGCCTTCGGAAGCCTCTGGCCCTCTCCAGGAGGGAAAGGGCTCCTTGCTGGGGCGTCTGCTGGGGCCCTCCTCTCACTCCACGCCAGTCTTGTACCGGAAATACAGCCAGAATCCATGCAGTGGGCTCGGAACCCTCCCTGCCTCTGGGCGACCCCGCCTGGCCCACACTCCCTGAGTCATGCTCCCCACCCAGTCTACTTCACCCTGGTGAGGTCTGGCCAAGGGGGCTGCTGGGTTCCCAGGGATTGGGGTCCGCCCAGGTAGCTGGACTTGCCCTGGGCGGTGGCTGTGGGTAGTCAGTGCCCACATGgctctgaggctggggctgggcctggggtgtGTCAAACCAGCCTCTCTGGAGGCTCTTGAACCCGTCTCAGGAGCATGACCCAAGTGAAGGGGCCCCTTCTACCCTGAGTGCTGCCATGCCAGAGGGCCTGCATGCATTCCTGGGGTGAGGCCTGAGTCGGAGCCTCTTCTCGTGGCCACCGGAGAGCTGGGTGCTGGGGCTCGGGCACAGGGAAAATCCTCCCTCGCCCGGGCCAGTGCCGCTCATTGGCCCCATCTGTGCCCTTTTTCACTCCATTCTGGACAGGCGCCTGGAGGCCCCCAAGTGCCCAGGGCAGGGCATGTGAAGGGACCTGGGCATGAGAGTCGGGCAGACAGCAGAGGAGTGGGAGTGCCCAGGCTGCAGACCACCCACCCCCATTTCCGTGTGGGGAAACCAAGGCTGGGCGAAGGAAAGCGACTTCTGTGCACCTCCAGGCAGGCTGACCACAGGAATCCTCGTcagggccggggccggggccagCCGCTTCAGGAACGGGGTGGCCAGGGCTGCCCTCGTGGGATCTGGCTGCTCAGGCTGGGCGTGGAGGGAGGCTCTGCGCCCAGGGCAGCCTGGAGGCAGGAGGGAATGCCACCTCCCTCACCACTCCCATCCTGGAAAGTCAGGAAGCTGGGGCGGAGGGAGGGAGTTCCACCATGGGTCAGGGAAGACTTGGCAAAGCGGTGGCCGGTACAGGGACAACGGAGGCAGCATGGGCTGTAGGGTCCAGCCTTACAGGGTCTGTGAGCCACTCCCGGCTGCTGCGGAgatgagaaattgtagaaataaaagatacaagacacagagatggagaaaagagagtttgggcccaggggtccactgctcCCCAGATCGCAGAGACCTGCAGTGGCCCGGAATGCCAGAAGCTCTCACTTTTACTGAGTTGCAAATCTGGGGGCAAGGTAGGTAGGACGTGGCCTTGGTGGTCGGAGACTGGGGGCAGGGTGGATAGTGCGTGGCAGCGATAGGGTCAAGCACATCACGTGTCATTCAGGTAGAGGCTCAGGAATTTCTGGCCCCCGCAGCGAGGCAAGGAGCATAATGCATCAGCGCCTTTTCCATCTTACCGAGAAAGAACTGAAACATTAGGATTTGTATTACAATTACTAATTATCTTTTCTAAGACAAAAGGAGCAGAAGCAGAAcagaaccaggtgcagaagcagatcATGAGAGTGGACCTGGAACGTGACCGCTGAGGCACAGCCTCACACAGAGACAGTTGAGCCCGCGGAGGTCTGCGGCCCCCTGACAGCGTCAGGCCTATCACAAGAGCGTGGAGAAGCAGAGTTTTCCCCtaacttccccaggaaggagacGTCTCGGCCATCTTGGACATCTCCtcccctagctggctaaacagcggggCTTTCCCAGCGCTGGCGCTGCGGCACGGCCGAGGCGCCCTCCAGGAGCCCTTACGCGGGCGTCACAGAGGGTTTAGAGCAGCCTGCcttagtgtcattcatttcacaatgtcaccccaggttcacagtTCCGACCTGAGAGGCATTGGTAAAGGAATTAAGATACCCACGAATgactaagatcacctatgaatgaCTAATAACtactacatttatatttttaattactttcttcattatatatatggaaataggctgaggccttTTGCTCCTGCCTCAGAGCTTATGGGATCTCCCCACTACAATGGGCAAGGCTGTGTGTGGGCCCTGGGCAAAGGCCCAGAAGTGGGAGCCAACCCACAGAATCCAGAGAGGGTCAGGCTGCCCGTGTGGCTGCCCTGGGACTGGGGGCTGGTAGGACTCCAGACAAAGCCCAAGGACAGTCACAGCTCCTGGCCCTTCACTGCCTCTGTCCTGCGCCTCCAAGGGTCCCTAGCTGAGTCTCCCAACCCCCAAGCTGCTTCTCTGTGACTCTGGACAGCTCCTCAAATGTCCTGGACACAACTTGACACCAGTCCCAACCCCAGCCACCCTGTCAGGCCACAGCCCCGAACAGGGCCTGCAAGCCTGTAGGTGAGGACAGTGCGGCTGACCAGAGTGGGCCGACAGCCCCAGCCCCTCTTCCCAAGAGCCCCTGAAGGAGGAGCTCCCTCTGCCAGAGCCCAAGCCCAGGACCCGCAGCAAGATGTCTTGGGCACAGGACTGAGGGGTGGCGCCCCAAGGCACAGCCACTGAGGTTTAGCCGGCACCCAGGGGTGGGGCACTGACCCTGTCAGGGGGTGCAGGGCGGACTCCCCTGGCCCATCACCAGGATGCAATTTTCTCTGTCTTAAAAGTGGAAATGCCAAAAACAGTCAAAGCACAGTGTCCAAACAGAGGGCAGCTCTCAGGGAGACTGTGCAAAAGCAGCTTACCAGGTCCTCTGACCAGGTCCTCTGACAAGAGCTCCACCTGCTCTCCTCATGGTCCAGTCAGGCCTCAGCTTCCACCAGAAAGGAGGGAGCATTATTTGGCCAGGTCAGGGGGGTCCAGGAGCCTCCCTTAACGCCGAACCTGGGCAGCCAGATCCCACAGAGAGCTAGCTTTGGTTTGCAAGAGGTCCTCTTTCTGGTCTCGCCACAGACAATCCGGACTGGGGAGGGGTTGCTGAGGTCTTCCTCCTGGAGGGGCATTCTCGAACACTGCTctcattgatttttctgttttctttttctgcctcatttttttttctcttatttttgctATTCTCTTTATTTTGCTTACCTTGGGTTCGAGTTGCCTTTTTTTGTTCCAGTTTCTGAGGGTGAAAGTTTAGGTGGTTTTTTGGAGAACTTCCTTCTCTTCTAAAAGAAGTTttagttctgtttcttttctaaaagaagcattagtGTGAACTCCCCTCCAGGGCCCACTTCAGCTGCACCCCTTGACCGGTGAGTTGTGTCTGCATTTTCGCTCAGCGGGAAGcattttctgctttcctttctggCTTCTCCTTTGACCTATGGGTGgtttagaaatgtgttgttacTCAGCTCTTAAATATCTGATGATTTTGTGCATAGATTTCTGTTACTGATTCTAACTTAGCTCCACTGTGGTCCCAGCAAAGAATCTGTATGATTTTAACCCTTATAAATGTACCGAGACTTGTTCCACGGCCCAGAATGCAGCCTGTCTTGGTGTATGTTCCTGGTAAACAGAGGCGTGCTCCCTTCCGTGCAGTGGAGGGTCCTGTAAATACCAAGTTGGTCTTGTTGACTGGTGACGCCGTCTTCATCCCCACGGATTTTTGGTCTATTTTTATCAGTTGTTGAGGAGGAAATCTTTCAACAATTTGAAATTGAAATCTCCGTTATTGTGgattttctcttttgcctttcGGTTCTGTCggatgttttgtttgcttgtgtaTTTTGAAGCCGCATTACTAGGTGCCTGCATATTCAGGATTGCTAAGACTCCTCATGAACCGGCTGATTTATCATTTGCTaatgtctctcttctttttaactttttctttctttccggTAGAGATAACATCGTGCtgttttgcccaggttggtctcaaactcctggcgtcaagcagtcctcccacctcagcctcccgaagtgctgggattacaggtgagagccccACGCCTGGCCGCTGACTTTCCTCTTCATGTCTGATTATAGTCCTTGCTTTAAACCTTTGGATATGGATGCGGCCGCCCCATTCTCTTTAATCTATGTTAGTATGTCTTTCTCCGTCTTCTCACTtctgtcttgtgtgtgtgtgtatgtctggtGAGTTTCTTGATGACAGCATATACTTGGccgtttctctttctctccaatcTGACAATCTCTGTTTTTCACTGAggtgtttttatttgcttgtttttgagatagagtttcactctgtcatccaggctggagtgcagtggtgtgatctcagctcactacaccctccatctcccaggttcaatcgattctcctgcctcagcctcccaaggaactgggattataggcacccaccaccatgcccagctaatttttgtggtttttggtaGAGAGGAAGGTTTCTATGAGGGagactatgttggccaggcttgtctcagtctcctgacttcgagtgatccacctgccttggcctttcaaactgctggaattacaggtgtgagccactgcccactTGGCTAATTGAAGTGTTAGATGACACAGTGTCATTTTTGCTGTGGCTGGGTTTAAACATATATCATCTTTCTATTTGCctcattattttttccattctcctcTTCTGTAGtctctgtaactttttttttttaaagacagggttccaccatgttggacaggctcaaactcctgacctcaggtgatccaccagcctcagcctcccaaagtgctgggattacaggcgtgagtcaccgtgcccagcaacatgtgttttttttaaatgattttatttcatcGCCTTCATTATTTATTAACTAGAGCTCtttgacttttgctttttttctttgtcattttttagtgACACTTTAGTGTCTTGGGATACACCTTCGACTTACTAGTCCACCTTCAAGAAATAGTAGACCGTTTCATGTAGAGAAGAATGAATCTACAACAGTGAACTCCGCCATCTCTCTCCTGGTCCATCTGTACTAtacatttgtttacttatttaagaCACACCATGCTACTATCTATCTGGTGACAGACCCAGGCATTTGcactatacttttatttatgtatttaagacaCACTATGGTAGCATCTATCTGGTGATAGACCCAGGCATTTGcactatacttttatttatgtatttaagacaCACCATGCTACCAACTATCTGGTGATAGACCCAGGCATTTGcactatacttttatttatgtatttaagacaCACTATGCTACCAACTATCTGGTGATAGACCCAGGCATTTGcactatacttttatttatgtatttaagacaCACTATGCTACCAACTATCTGGTGATAGACCCAGGCATTTGcactatacttttatttatgtatttaagacaCACTATGCTACCAACTATCTGGTGATAGACCCAGGCATTTGcactatacttttatttatgtatttaagacaCACCATGCTACCAACTATCTGGTGATAGACCCAGGCATTTGcactatacttttatttatgtatttaagacaCACTATGGTACCAACTATCTGGTGATAGACCCAGGCATTTGcactatacttttatttatgtatttaagacaCACCATGCTACCAACTATCTGGTGATAGACCCAGGCATTTTtactatacttttatttatgtatttaagacaCACTATGGTAGCATCTATCTGGTGATAGACCCAGGCATTTGcactatacttttatttatgtatttaagacaCACTATGCTACCAACTATCTGGTGACAGACCCAGGCATTTGcactatacttttatttatgtatttaagacaCACTATGGTAGCATCTATCTGGTGATAGACCCAGGCATTTGcactatacttttatttatgtatttaagacaCACCATGCTACCAACTATCTGGTGATAGACCCAGGCATTTGcactatacttttatttatgtatttaagacaCACTATGGTAGCATCTATCTGGTGATAGACCCAGGCATTTGcactatacttttatttatgtatttaagacaCACCATGCTACCAACTATCTGGTGATAGACCCAGGCATTTGcactatacttttatttatgtatttaagacaCACTATGCTACCAACTATCTGGTGACAGACCCAGGCATTTGcactatacttttatttatgtatttaagacaCACTATGGTAGCATCTATCTGGTGATAGACCCAGGCATTTGcactatacttttatttatgtatttaagacaCACCATGCTACCAACTATCTGGTGATAGACCCAGGCATTTGcactata
It includes:
- the LY6D gene encoding lymphocyte antigen 6D; the protein is MRTVLLLVAALAVAVGPALALRCHVCRSSSNCKEPKECPASARYCTTVITVEPLSGNLVKKDCVDSCTSTHTQQGQVSSGAGSTQCCQEDLCNAQLYSAAPTRTTLGLGLALGLLALLLAPGL